The Manihot esculenta cultivar AM560-2 chromosome 8, M.esculenta_v8, whole genome shotgun sequence genomic interval ATCAATTCTTTTGAAAATTCTAGATTGACAGGGTTATTTTTTATTCTCGATGACGAGGAGAAATAGAAAACACGATCCTCGTACTATTATTATATCCTTTTTGTCTTCTTGTCTCGCAGCCGCCACCTTTTACAAGTTGGCCATACTTTTAGCAATATACGTGTTATCCCATATGGGGTAATCATAGCAAACAATCAGCTATTTATTGTTTTGTGTGGCTAAGCCGGCATGACAAAGGCATAGTAGATTTTTCTTGGGGATTTTGAAGAAATAATCAAGCAAAGCTCCTATCGGGTTTATGGTCTCCGGTTCGGATCGGCTCTTGACACGGTAGTTCTAGGTTACCCCAATGCGACTACTTAACCTTGTAAAACCAGGTGGCAGCATATAATTTAATGGTGGGTATGTAATACATTCCCCTGATAAATAAGTAACatattaatcaaaattatagacctcaaatttaaataacatCCTATTGATTAGGTTAATACACTCAAATGCAATAGCGATTCTATAATAAATGTGTTCCAAGTTTCCTTGCCTTAACTCATATGCAGCTACTTGTATTAGTAGATAATGCAGCATTGGACTCAATACCATGTTTCGATGTGCACTCCTACCACGTAGATATAagataaatgaataaataaataaataaataaaattaactattacACAACAGAATCGGTTAAGTCAACCGTCATGTCTTACAGGAAAAGGAAATTACAAACATCAAATAGAATTATACAGGGGAGATACTCGATAATAATTCTACTGTATAATACATGGCAAAACTATATTGCTAGAACCTTCACAAAATTTCAGCAGAAGTTTCAAGGATTTCATCCTTGATAGTCTTCAAAAAGAGATTAACTTTACATACTGTTACATCTTTGCATTTCCCTTTTCATTGCCATTGATTGTGGGTACTTCGCTCCGTTGGTGATCCAGGAACGAAGGGAACAAAACCCCTTCCACCGAATACAGGACGCATAAATGCATCATCAAACTTACGCCAGTAGTGATGAACGGTATGAGTTGGGGTAGTCAGAAGTGCCCTTATGCTGCTCGGACGGGGAATCTCACTGCTTCCAAGATCGTCTAATGAGTCCTGATTGTCTCCAAGAAGTGGTAGGGTAAATGATTTTGGAGTATTTGCATCTGATGATGCTGCTGAGCTTATATGTTGTTTTGGATGTGGCAGCAAAAACCTTATAAGGGGTTTAGTCATCAAACCAAATACCTGAGCAGGAGAAAAAAGATTAAATGAACATCAACTGGCAAGCAACTGCATGTCTGCTGCCAAACAGTGTAATATTATCTTGGTTTAAAAAGGACATCAACGAAAAGGGCAGTCAACAACGTGGCAGCCAATTGGAAATTTACGATAATTAAACACCCAAGAAGACCATAATTCATAAAACTAAAAGCTGGAATGCATATACACAACCTAGGAAGAGATATCTTACCATTGTACTGAAAAGAACAACTGTTATGGTGCTGGTGATCATTATTGCATTCCCCCGTAAATGGGTATGGCCCAAGCTTGTAAACTGCATTTATGTAACATGAGATTATGAAATGATATAACTCATTTATCACGATAAACAAGGATAGAAAGACAACTTCTTTCCTGGATAACCTCTATTTCACATGTGAATGAATAAAAAGCCCAACTTAATGAGCAGCCTATAATCTACCTTATTATATGCAAGAGCCATTGACACTGCACCCCTCATCAGACCAGCCCACCAGATAACAACCTGAAGAGAATTAATGTTAATGAGCTTCAATGGATCAATGAGTTCAGAACAAAagttaaaacatatatacacatataagaTTCTAGGGAAAAAAGAAAGCTAACacgattaaagaaaaataatcataTACCTGCTGCTTGAAGCCAATCTTCTCAGTAGGTGATTTCTTTGATAAGTTGGACAAAAAGGACAAGGGGAAAACAAAAGCTGCCCTTCCAACCATGAGAAGAGCTAGTAAAATTGAACTAACTGCAACTGATGTTCCAGGACTGCAACAAGTCAAATCAAACATCATGCACAAAATTCATTAGATGGTGTTCCAACAGAGTATTACATTATCCACTGTGAATTTCTGGTAAAGTATAATCCCAAATGGACTTCTCAAAATAATAACATACCTATCACTGACAAATCTCCATTTCTCGATGTCCAATGCATCCATACCAACATAAAGGAAGATAAAAATCTCAGCAACAAACGACATGGTTGCAAATGCATGCCTGTAAGGTTTGGATAAGAAAAAGAACAGTTCCTGATTAGGAAAAACATAATGAATAATTGCCAACTGCACAAGACATATTTTCATATAAGACATACTTGGTAGTGACTCTAGAACTCTCGGTCACATTGTGCCATGTGTAATGTGACATCACAATCCCACAGAAAAATACAGTAAGAATACCACTCAAATAGAACAGCTGCATGACAAATTGAAGTTACAAGATCAAAAGTTACATAACCATCAAACAGAAATAAATCATTTTTCAGAAAGGGTCTTTTTGAAAGACATGTCTTACTTCAGCCAGCATATATGAAAGGTATGCCATGAGCATCATAAGAGCAAACTCACGATCCGTTGAGTGCCTGAATCATATTAAACACTGAGTTACTGTGTCTATATCTACATGGAAAGTAGGGATTAACAGTATCTACTCAAAATAAAATCACTGACTATTCAAGCAAAATgagatatatatacacacacacacacacacacaggaCTTCACAAATAAATACACCTTTCAAATTTGAGGATTCATCtggcttttaaaaataaatttgactaTAGCACAAAAAAGCCAGAATACAAATATCGAAAATGTAAAGCACTTCATACCTGCCAAAGTATAGCTTTTTGATAATGTAAGCACTAAGTAAACCAGTCTGCAAGAAAAAATAATCACATGCATTACTTGCCTTACATGCTTGCATAAACCAATGTGTAATCGAGGATGTGGCAATGTGCATATGCAtatgagggagagagagagagacttaCTATAACTCCCAGCATGGTGCTTGTgataaacaaatataaaaagcTGCAAATAAACTGCCATGCAATTCTGGGGTTGATATTAGTCAGGTCAAAGCTCTGGAGTGCATTGAAAAGTACCACTGATGTGGCATCATTTACAACACCCTCCCCAAATACTAGACTATAGAGTAAAGGTGTCTCATCCTGATTAAGAACCTGCATCAGCATATGGAATAGATTTAATGCATTGTATCTCATTTGTTCCCAGTTCAAAACATTACTATTAATTTACACTGTATGTATCTCATTTGTTCCAAGTTCAAAACAAATTTATACCATACCTGCAATGTGCAAACAGAATCTGTTGCAGCAAAAATGGCACCAATTGCTGAAAATAGTATCATAACAAAATAAGCTTCCAGAAAAACCAAaatttgttaaaataaaaaaggacaAAGACAATGAAACTGGGGAAGCATAAATTGAATACCTAGGTAATCCCCTATATCCAGGGGACCGATATCTATCTTCTCAAAGGCTTTTATAGCACCTGCCAGAACAGTTGTAATGATCAGTAATACATATTTCTCTTGCCACCATAAAGCCAAGTCAAGCACATTGATTATTGATGTCAACAAAGACTGAACATCAACAAATTTACTTCCAAGGAATTCTATTTATTCTGTTTTCCTTCATAGGAAAACATAACGCATTGTAAGCAAGAAAGTGACCAAATGTCTGATTTTTGTTGAGATCCTAAGCCAAATACTCCAAGCCACAAATTTAACAAACAAGCCAAACATATATAGAATGACAGCTGAAATGATTAAACCTTTTCACTTCTTATGCTCAAAAGAACTTATGCAATTCAAAGCTTGCTGAATACCATGTTTAGTACAATACTTCTGCAGTTTGATTTCAATTTGATAAACGGCAAGGAAGATTCAAATATTGCAAAGGAATGATTGAGGATAAGATAGCACTTGAAGATAGAAAAAAGGAATGACAAAGAAAAAATGGTTTGGCACAGCAGGAAAACAACAGAGAGAAGCAGCTCCGTCTCTTATGCAGGCCCATTTCGCAGTGAATGGTACAATTTGA includes:
- the LOC110621072 gene encoding sodium/hydrogen exchanger 2 isoform X1; its protein translation is MDTHIVSVLSKMQKLNTSDHASVVSMNLFVALLCACIVIGHLLEENRWMNESITALLIGLCTGVVILLVSGGRSSHLLVFSEDLFFIYLLPPIIFNAGFQVKKKQFFRNFITIMLFGAIGTLISCSIISIGAIKAFEKIDIGPLDIGDYLAIGAIFAATDSVCTLQVLNQDETPLLYSLVFGEGVVNDATSVVLFNALQSFDLTNINPRIAWQFICSFLYLFITSTMLGVIVSLSLSPSYAYAHCHISNACDYFFLQTGLLSAYIIKKLYFGRHSTDREFALMMLMAYLSYMLAELFYLSGILTVFFCGIVMSHYTWHNVTESSRVTTKHAFATMSFVAEIFIFLYVGMDALDIEKWRFVSDSPGTSVAVSSILLALLMVGRAAFVFPLSFLSNLSKKSPTEKIGFKQQVVIWWAGLMRGAVSMALAYNKFTSLGHTHLRGNAIMITSTITVVLFSTMVFGLMTKPLIRFLLPHPKQHISSAASSDANTPKSFTLPLLGDNQDSLDDLGSSEIPRPSSIRALLTTPTHTVHHYWRKFDDAFMRPVFGGRGFVPFVPGSPTERSTHNQWQ
- the LOC110621072 gene encoding sodium/hydrogen exchanger 2 isoform X2, which codes for MDTHIVSVLSKMQKLNTSDHASVVSMNLFVALLCACIVIGHLLEENRWMNESITALLIGLCTGVVILLVSGGRSSHLLVFSEDLFFIYLLPPIIFNAGFQVKKKQFFRNFITIMLFGAIGTLISCSIISIGAIKAFEKIDIGPLDIGDYLAIGAIFAATDSVCTLQVLNQDETPLLYSLVFGEGVVNDATSVVLFNALQSFDLTNINPRIAWQFICSFLYLFITSTMLGVITGLLSAYIIKKLYFGRHSTDREFALMMLMAYLSYMLAELFYLSGILTVFFCGIVMSHYTWHNVTESSRVTTKHAFATMSFVAEIFIFLYVGMDALDIEKWRFVSDSPGTSVAVSSILLALLMVGRAAFVFPLSFLSNLSKKSPTEKIGFKQQVVIWWAGLMRGAVSMALAYNKFTSLGHTHLRGNAIMITSTITVVLFSTMVFGLMTKPLIRFLLPHPKQHISSAASSDANTPKSFTLPLLGDNQDSLDDLGSSEIPRPSSIRALLTTPTHTVHHYWRKFDDAFMRPVFGGRGFVPFVPGSPTERSTHNQWQ